One genomic window of Campylobacter curvus includes the following:
- a CDS encoding YggT family protein — translation MILSTFISAIADILHIVINIYIWIIIISALLSWVRPDPYNQVVQLLWRLTEPVYAFIRRFIPTVFGGIDLAPLIVLLALEFLDRFLIKLLFALASSI, via the coding sequence ATGATACTTTCTACGTTCATATCGGCCATTGCGGACATCTTGCATATAGTCATAAATATCTACATCTGGATCATCATCATCTCAGCTCTTTTAAGCTGGGTGAGACCGGATCCTTACAACCAAGTAGTGCAGCTCCTTTGGCGTCTGACGGAGCCTGTTTATGCCTTTATCAGACGCTTCATACCGACCGTTTTTGGCGGCATCGACCTGGCTCCGCTCATCGTGCTTTTAGCGCTTGAGTTTTTAGACAGATTTTTGATAAAGCTTTTATTTGCGCTTGCTTCGTCTATTTAG
- a CDS encoding phosphatidylserine decarboxylase, with translation MSDNTFSRIFGIISRFEFIRPVQERINSQYVKFFKIDMSEFKNVSEYKSLNELFTRSLLKPREFDTADEIFISPCDGTCLSVGSSERNKAFSIKGMSYDIKELLGSAMSEATDPQYDFANIYLSPKDYHHYHAPCDLQIKRAVYIPGRLYSVAVKWLKKVESLYTKNERVALECEMSGGRRLWLVFVGALNVGKMKFVFDKRIQTNAMADFAQIYEYENLKFKKGDRLGNFELGSTIVIISEHGSIEYNLFEGKELKFAESIGLIKF, from the coding sequence ATGAGTGACAACACCTTTTCACGAATTTTCGGGATTATAAGTAGGTTTGAGTTTATAAGGCCGGTGCAAGAACGCATAAATTCACAATATGTGAAATTTTTTAAAATCGACATGAGCGAATTTAAAAACGTTAGCGAATACAAGAGTCTAAACGAGCTTTTCACACGCTCGCTTTTAAAGCCACGTGAGTTTGACACGGCTGATGAAATTTTCATCAGCCCTTGCGACGGCACTTGCCTTAGCGTGGGTAGTAGCGAGCGAAACAAGGCCTTTAGTATAAAGGGTATGAGCTACGATATAAAGGAGCTTTTAGGCTCAGCCATGAGCGAGGCGACCGATCCACAGTATGATTTTGCAAACATCTATCTAAGCCCCAAAGACTATCACCACTACCATGCGCCTTGCGACCTGCAGATAAAGCGGGCTGTCTATATCCCGGGCAGGCTTTATAGCGTCGCCGTCAAGTGGCTGAAAAAAGTAGAAAGCCTATACACTAAAAACGAACGCGTGGCGCTTGAGTGCGAGATGAGTGGCGGTAGGCGACTTTGGCTCGTTTTTGTGGGTGCGCTAAATGTTGGCAAGATGAAATTCGTGTTTGACAAGCGTATACAAACGAATGCTATGGCCGATTTCGCGCAAATTTACGAGTATGAGAATTTGAAATTTAAAAAGGGTGATAGGCTTGGAAATTTCGAGCTTGGCTCGACTATCGTCATCATCAGTGAGCATGGCAGCATAGAATATAACCTTTTTGAAGGCAAAGAGCTTAAATTTGCCGAGAGTATAGGGCTTATAAAATTTTAG
- a CDS encoding multiheme c-type cytochrome: MFKKVAILLACLVSFGFATGTDGNKTEAINLNVIKNIKVAHKMSDLSKSCVECHSEKTPGIVADWKNSRHAHVGVSCMDCHSVAADSPMASVKVHPKDSNNHVSMLVSPKTCAKCHENEVDQFTKSGHARGGMQMYANPAIVKLMYHYEGADHPDFKMAPDATGCTQCHGTVIKLDADHKPTKETWPNYGIANVYPDGGIGSCKSCHSGHTFSIAEARKPAACASCHLGPDHPDIEIYNNSMHGHIFNSEGNTWKYDSAPDTWDVPDFRAPTCATCHMSGVGETTTTHNVSQRLKWNLWGLRSELRTKGYEQAAYDYWKTGKLNTGTPLAGNPQGPEAARAEMKLVCKTCHTTTHTDNFFAMGDKQVQLYNVYYDEAKKMLDDLKAKNLLLEDAWEDEFQDVFYHLWHHEGRRMRQGALMGGPDYSHWHGVFEVKNDIRKLRKIYKERIESGKAH, translated from the coding sequence ATGTTTAAAAAAGTTGCTATTTTATTAGCCTGTTTAGTATCTTTTGGCTTTGCTACGGGTACTGATGGCAATAAGACAGAAGCGATCAACCTTAATGTTATCAAAAACATTAAAGTCGCTCACAAAATGTCTGATTTGTCAAAAAGCTGTGTCGAGTGCCACTCGGAAAAAACGCCCGGTATCGTTGCCGATTGGAAAAATAGCCGTCACGCGCACGTAGGTGTAAGCTGTATGGACTGCCACTCTGTAGCTGCCGATAGCCCGATGGCTTCAGTAAAGGTGCACCCAAAAGACTCAAACAACCACGTTTCTATGCTTGTTAGCCCTAAAACCTGTGCTAAATGCCATGAAAACGAAGTCGATCAATTCACAAAGAGTGGTCACGCAAGAGGTGGTATGCAAATGTATGCTAACCCTGCAATAGTGAAACTAATGTATCACTATGAGGGCGCAGATCATCCTGACTTTAAAATGGCTCCTGACGCGACAGGTTGTACTCAGTGCCACGGAACCGTCATCAAACTAGACGCTGATCACAAACCTACAAAAGAGACTTGGCCAAACTACGGTATAGCCAATGTTTATCCTGACGGTGGTATAGGCAGTTGTAAATCTTGCCATAGCGGGCATACATTTAGTATAGCTGAGGCTAGAAAACCTGCAGCTTGCGCATCTTGCCACCTTGGACCAGATCACCCGGATATCGAGATCTATAACAACTCAATGCACGGACATATCTTCAACTCAGAGGGTAACACATGGAAATATGACAGCGCTCCTGATACTTGGGATGTGCCTGACTTTAGAGCTCCTACTTGCGCTACATGCCATATGAGCGGTGTCGGAGAGACTACAACGACTCACAACGTTTCACAACGTCTAAAATGGAATTTGTGGGGTCTAAGAAGCGAGCTAAGGACAAAAGGCTACGAGCAAGCGGCGTATGATTATTGGAAAACAGGCAAGCTAAACACAGGAACACCTCTAGCCGGTAATCCTCAAGGCCCTGAGGCTGCACGTGCCGAGATGAAACTAGTATGCAAAACTTGCCATACGACAACGCATACGGATAATTTCTTTGCTATGGGTGATAAGCAAGTTCAGCTTTATAATGTATATTACGATGAAGCCAAGAAAATGCTTGATGATCTAAAAGCTAAGAATTTATTGCTTGAAGATGCTTGGGAGGACGAATTCCAAGATGTGTTCTATCACTTATGGCACCACGAGGGTCGCCGTATGAGACAAGGCGCATTGATGGGCGGACCTGACTACTCACACTGGCACGGAGTATTTGAGGTCAAAAATGACATCAGAAAACTTCGCAAGATATATAAAGAAAGAATCGAGAGCGGCAAAGCTCATTAA
- a CDS encoding cytochrome c3 family protein, with amino-acid sequence MANVKKKFFVWSSVLIGIVIGLIASMGVADALHATGSGFICTVCHTMDPMNAAYHEDIHGGKNKLGIKAECSACHLDHRSAYTYVLTKLKVSINDGYKTFFTNTDKIDWRKKREHASHFVYDSGCLTCHSNLKNVIQAGKSFLPHRDYFVFGNPDKKSCVDCHNHVGHKDLGLYIDKFEAMKNQENNKTK; translated from the coding sequence TTGGCAAACGTTAAAAAGAAATTTTTTGTTTGGTCGTCCGTCCTTATAGGTATCGTTATCGGACTTATAGCCTCTATGGGCGTGGCCGATGCTTTACACGCGACAGGAAGCGGCTTTATATGTACCGTATGCCATACGATGGACCCTATGAATGCAGCCTATCACGAAGATATACACGGCGGCAAAAACAAGCTTGGCATAAAAGCCGAATGCTCAGCCTGTCACCTTGACCACAGAAGTGCCTATACCTATGTCCTCACAAAACTTAAAGTATCTATAAACGACGGATATAAAACATTTTTTACAAATACTGACAAGATCGATTGGCGTAAAAAGCGCGAACATGCTTCGCACTTCGTATACGATAGCGGCTGCTTGACCTGTCACTCGAATTTAAAAAATGTCATTCAAGCGGGCAAATCATTTTTGCCTCACCGCGATTATTTCGTTTTCGGAAATCCTGATAAAAAGTCATGCGTTGATTGCCACAATCATGTCGGTCATAAAGATCTAGGTCTTTATATCGATAAATTTGAAGCAATGAAAAATCAAGAAAACAATAAAACCAAATAA
- the mobB gene encoding molybdopterin-guanine dinucleotide biosynthesis protein B has translation MKRLAIAFSGPSNSGKTTLILKVAKHFIDQGLKTAVVKHDPGDKARFDVEGKDSFKFSQTGAEVVVMSPTRTTYFSQQPSQIDEVIRMLGEFDILLVEGLKTLPLPRLSVFKDEIDEKYLSFSDAIATYKPSVPYEIKNINLDDIDAICAWILENAKAV, from the coding sequence ATGAAAAGACTCGCCATAGCGTTTTCAGGCCCGTCAAACAGCGGAAAAACCACGCTCATTTTAAAAGTAGCCAAACATTTCATAGACCAAGGACTAAAAACCGCTGTCGTAAAGCACGACCCGGGCGACAAGGCGAGATTTGACGTAGAGGGCAAGGATAGCTTTAAATTTTCTCAGACCGGGGCGGAGGTCGTCGTGATGAGCCCGACTAGGACGACGTATTTTTCACAGCAACCCTCACAAATAGACGAGGTCATAAGGATGCTAGGAGAGTTTGACATACTTTTGGTCGAGGGGCTAAAGACACTGCCGTTGCCGCGTCTTAGCGTATTTAAAGACGAGATAGACGAAAAATATCTAAGCTTTTCAGACGCGATAGCCACCTATAAGCCCAGTGTGCCCTACGAGATAAAAAATATAAATTTAGACGACATAGACGCGATTTGCGCGTGGATACTAGAAAATGCAAAGGCTGTATGA
- the gltX gene encoding glutamate--tRNA ligase, whose amino-acid sequence MYRFAPSPTGDMHIGNLRAAIFNYICSLQDKSGFILRIEDTDKERNIQGKEKDILEILSKFGIKPQQIYIQSENLKFHRQLASKLLIDKKAFACFCTEEELEAKKQKAKEEGVAYRYDGTCERLSDAEVLACEKPFVIRMKKPERTMSFTDAIKGELSFEPDAVDSFVIMRTDKTPTYNFACAVDDMLEGVTFVIRGEDHVSNTPKQDLIREGLGYTGKMNYAHLPILLNIEGKKMSKRENESSVKWLFEQGFLPEAIANYLILLGNKTPSEIFTIDDAVKWFDITKISRSPAKFDVKKLEQINREHINLASDDRIAEVFDVDKNLANLVRFYTQESSLVPEIKEKVNKIFAPKVAPEEYKSEFETIKNAAKNLGEFENFDDFKKALMTATGLKGKNFFMPLRALLTGDLHGPELSELYPLIKSDLARIIA is encoded by the coding sequence ATGTATCGTTTTGCTCCATCTCCGACGGGAGATATGCATATCGGGAATTTACGCGCCGCGATATTTAACTACATCTGTTCGCTCCAAGATAAAAGCGGCTTTATCTTACGCATAGAGGACACCGACAAAGAGCGAAATATCCAGGGAAAAGAGAAAGATATACTTGAAATTTTGAGCAAATTCGGCATCAAGCCACAGCAAATTTACATCCAAAGCGAAAATTTAAAATTTCACCGCCAGCTCGCCTCCAAGCTTTTGATCGATAAAAAGGCCTTTGCGTGCTTTTGCACCGAGGAGGAGCTCGAGGCTAAAAAGCAAAAAGCCAAAGAAGAAGGCGTAGCATATCGATATGACGGCACTTGCGAGAGGCTAAGCGATGCAGAAGTTTTAGCCTGCGAGAAGCCTTTTGTCATACGTATGAAAAAGCCAGAACGCACTATGAGCTTTACCGACGCGATAAAAGGCGAGCTGAGCTTCGAGCCTGACGCAGTCGATAGCTTCGTCATCATGCGAACGGACAAGACGCCTACATACAATTTCGCCTGCGCGGTCGATGACATGCTAGAGGGCGTCACATTCGTAATACGAGGCGAGGATCACGTCAGCAACACGCCAAAGCAAGACCTCATCCGCGAAGGCCTTGGCTACACGGGCAAGATGAACTACGCACACCTGCCGATTTTGCTAAATATCGAGGGCAAAAAAATGAGCAAGCGCGAGAACGAATCGAGCGTGAAATGGCTCTTTGAACAAGGCTTTTTGCCCGAAGCCATCGCAAACTATCTAATACTGCTTGGCAACAAAACTCCAAGCGAAATTTTTACGATAGACGATGCGGTAAAATGGTTTGACATCACTAAAATTTCGCGCTCTCCAGCCAAATTTGACGTCAAAAAGCTAGAGCAGATCAACCGCGAGCACATAAATCTGGCAAGCGACGATCGCATCGCTGAAGTTTTTGACGTGGATAAGAATTTGGCGAATTTAGTTAGATTTTACACCCAAGAAAGCTCACTAGTGCCCGAGATCAAAGAAAAGGTGAATAAAATTTTCGCTCCCAAAGTCGCTCCCGAGGAATACAAAAGCGAATTTGAAACGATCAAAAATGCAGCTAAAAATTTAGGTGAATTTGAAAATTTTGATGATTTTAAAAAGGCCTTGATGACGGCTACCGGCCTAAAGGGCAAAAATTTCTTCATGCCGCTTCGAGCCCTACTCACAGGCGATCTACACGGGCCCGAGCTTAGCGAGCTTTATCCGCTCATCAAGAGCGATCTAGCGCGCATAATCGCTTAA
- a CDS encoding Crp/Fnr family transcriptional regulator, with translation MKVLRQIPFFKCLDEDEMKQLEDITIAKKYKKGEFLFMEGEEPKWLIFLLSGSVKLYKTAANGKEIFLHQLAPMNFVAEVVNFENIVYPASAVFTISGEVLKINYEKFATEFLSNPKICMNLIKSMSEKLRITSNLLHQELVLNSEAKVAKFILMHEDLFNSLKHTKIASILNITPETFSRILNKFKTANLIKLDEKNQIIDKNVDELTQIFSY, from the coding sequence ATGAAAGTATTAAGACAAATACCCTTTTTTAAATGCCTGGACGAAGACGAGATGAAGCAACTCGAAGACATAACTATCGCAAAAAAGTATAAAAAAGGCGAGTTTTTGTTTATGGAGGGCGAGGAGCCAAAATGGCTCATTTTTTTGCTCTCGGGCTCGGTCAAGCTCTATAAGACCGCGGCAAACGGTAAGGAAATTTTCCTCCATCAGCTAGCCCCCATGAATTTTGTCGCCGAGGTCGTAAATTTTGAAAACATCGTTTATCCGGCGAGCGCCGTTTTTACGATATCCGGTGAGGTGCTAAAGATAAATTATGAGAAATTTGCTACCGAATTTTTGAGTAATCCTAAAATTTGTATGAATCTCATAAAATCGATGTCGGAAAAGCTACGTATCACGAGCAATCTCCTGCATCAAGAGCTTGTTTTGAATTCCGAAGCCAAGGTTGCTAAATTTATCCTTATGCATGAAGATTTGTTTAATAGCTTAAAGCATACCAAGATCGCATCTATCCTAAATATAACCCCGGAAACATTCTCGAGAATTTTAAATAAATTTAAAACAGCAAATCTCATCAAGCTTGATGAGAAAAACCAAATAATCGATAAAAACGTCGATGAGCTGACTCAAATTTTTTCGTATTGA
- a CDS encoding transglycosylase SLT domain-containing protein produces the protein MRLLRLFSVLSLFIVLGLAKILSYEELKDEPKSLAKDYYINRLINEGSYTKEQIKELAKDVYRRAGPVQKSIDKILPPAPKPSLYPGVNPKNILDANITCQNALTTISFALKLDIKTRTQLAAKLADFYPQKAQTLLILNDENPAVKFAQNGDTKNFMALFNASSISQTMKFFGTEFDASFMDKFYQEKGFSTLLNDVVINKKYDAFRQNLLKIDENITEKNDAFMLGINAITLKNDTAALKFFAKAKASFEREWQRDNATFWLYLISKDEIYLNELAQSSDVNIYSLYARDFTNAEPFEVIVPHPSKEKPENFDVTDPFLWVKTAALAKQMNAQQASEYAKRFYTKESVGAYAYFMQRAAGWDKHYFLMPESSELEDTNVTRKSMIYALGRQESLFIPSLISTSYALGMMQFMPFLANTIGKKELKIENFDQDDMFKQDVAFKFANYHLDYLEKFLFHPLFIAYAYNGGIGFTKKLITRDDMFKEGIYEPFLSMELVPVTETRNYGKKVLANYVVYSALMGSNIKISQLFEILSSPSATDKFRK, from the coding sequence TTGCGCTTGCTTCGTCTATTTAGCGTTTTATCGCTGTTTATCGTGCTCGGCTTGGCTAAAATTTTAAGCTACGAGGAGCTAAAAGACGAGCCAAAGAGCCTCGCAAAGGATTATTATATAAACCGCCTCATCAACGAGGGCTCATACACGAAAGAGCAGATAAAAGAGCTCGCAAAGGACGTTTATAGGCGAGCTGGCCCGGTGCAAAAATCGATCGATAAAATTTTGCCGCCCGCACCAAAGCCCAGCCTCTACCCGGGGGTGAATCCTAAAAACATCCTAGATGCCAACATCACCTGCCAAAACGCGCTTACGACGATCAGCTTCGCTCTAAAGCTGGATATCAAAACACGCACGCAGTTAGCCGCTAAGCTAGCTGATTTTTACCCGCAAAAGGCGCAAACGCTGCTTATTTTAAACGATGAAAATCCGGCGGTTAAATTTGCACAAAACGGTGATACGAAAAATTTCATGGCGCTTTTTAACGCCAGTAGCATCTCTCAAACGATGAAATTTTTCGGGACGGAATTTGACGCTAGCTTTATGGATAAATTTTATCAGGAAAAGGGCTTTAGCACGCTTTTAAACGATGTCGTGATAAATAAAAAATACGATGCGTTCAGACAAAATTTACTAAAAATAGATGAAAACATCACTGAAAAAAACGACGCTTTCATGCTCGGCATAAATGCCATCACCCTTAAAAACGATACCGCTGCGCTTAAATTTTTTGCAAAAGCAAAAGCGAGCTTCGAGCGCGAGTGGCAAAGAGACAACGCCACATTTTGGCTGTATCTCATCAGCAAAGATGAAATTTATCTAAACGAACTCGCACAAAGTAGCGACGTGAATATCTACTCGCTTTATGCCAGAGATTTTACAAACGCCGAGCCTTTTGAGGTCATAGTGCCTCACCCGAGCAAAGAAAAACCGGAAAATTTTGACGTGACGGATCCATTTTTATGGGTAAAGACCGCCGCACTCGCAAAGCAGATGAACGCCCAACAGGCAAGCGAATATGCAAAACGTTTTTACACTAAAGAGAGTGTGGGGGCGTATGCTTATTTCATGCAAAGGGCTGCCGGCTGGGACAAGCATTACTTTTTGATGCCGGAGTCTTCCGAGCTAGAGGATACGAACGTCACGCGAAAATCGATGATCTACGCGCTTGGCAGGCAAGAGAGCCTTTTTATCCCAAGCCTCATTTCCACCTCTTACGCGCTTGGGATGATGCAGTTCATGCCGTTTTTAGCAAATACGATCGGCAAAAAAGAGCTAAAGATCGAAAATTTCGACCAAGACGATATGTTTAAACAAGATGTAGCTTTTAAATTTGCAAATTATCATCTTGATTATCTGGAGAAATTCCTCTTTCATCCACTATTTATCGCATACGCATATAACGGTGGTATCGGCTTTACCAAAAAGCTCATCACGCGCGATGATATGTTTAAAGAGGGAATTTACGAGCCGTTTTTATCTATGGAGCTAGTACCCGTCACCGAGACGCGAAACTACGGCAAAAAGGTGCTTGCAAACTACGTAGTTTATAGTGCGCTCATGGGTTCCAATATAAAGATTTCGCAACTTTTTGAAATTCTAAGCTCACCTTCTGCGACGGATAAATTTCGAAAGTGA
- the mscL gene encoding large-conductance mechanosensitive channel protein MscL codes for MSFISEFKEFAMKGNVLDMAVGVVIGTAFGKIVSSLVGDIIMPIVGVITGGVNFTDLKITLKDAAQGVPAVTINYGNFIQTAVDFLIIAFCIFCVIKAINSLKRKPAEPEVAQPAAPAEDIVLLTQIRDLLKK; via the coding sequence ATGAGTTTTATCAGCGAATTTAAAGAATTTGCAATGAAAGGCAACGTGCTTGATATGGCCGTGGGCGTCGTCATAGGAACGGCATTTGGAAAGATCGTCTCGTCACTCGTGGGCGACATCATAATGCCGATCGTGGGCGTGATAACCGGAGGCGTAAATTTCACCGATCTTAAGATCACGCTAAAAGACGCCGCCCAGGGTGTGCCCGCAGTCACGATAAACTACGGAAATTTCATACAAACCGCGGTCGATTTTTTGATCATTGCATTTTGTATATTCTGCGTCATCAAAGCTATAAATTCTCTAAAAAGAAAGCCTGCAGAGCCTGAAGTCGCGCAACCTGCCGCACCTGCGGAAGATATCGTGCTTTTAACACAGATCAGAGACTTGCTTAAGAAATGA
- a CDS encoding class 1 fructose-bisphosphatase has protein sequence MQDLNEIFEMIKSVAKEISEVIKYADLGYTTHENATGDTQLKLDVQSDEIITAKFKALSCVKALVSEEKDEILPINANGKFIIAYDPLDGSSLVDVNFAVGSIFGIYENELKPQNLIAAAYSIYGPRLELVINDKKGAKPKFYRLGKDGNFKFVKELELAQKGKLNATGATQKGWDQTHRAFINELFDEGYRLRYSGAMVSDLHQILLKGGGLFSYPATSDHPNGKLRLLFEVLPFAFIYENAGGATSDGKSDTLFDVNITKTHQTSPCFFGSAGEIALLHKFYGKD, from the coding sequence ATGCAAGATTTAAATGAAATTTTCGAGATGATAAAAAGCGTAGCAAAAGAGATAAGCGAGGTCATAAAATACGCCGATCTTGGCTATACGACGCACGAAAATGCCACGGGCGACACCCAGCTGAAGCTCGATGTGCAAAGCGACGAGATAATCACAGCCAAATTTAAGGCTCTTAGCTGCGTAAAAGCGCTAGTCAGCGAGGAAAAGGACGAAATTTTGCCTATAAATGCAAACGGGAAATTCATAATCGCATACGATCCGCTGGACGGCTCGAGCCTTGTAGATGTAAATTTCGCCGTGGGCTCGATATTTGGCATCTACGAGAACGAGCTAAAGCCCCAAAATTTAATAGCTGCAGCTTACAGCATATACGGTCCTCGCTTGGAGCTAGTCATAAACGATAAAAAGGGCGCGAAGCCAAAATTTTACCGCCTTGGCAAAGACGGGAATTTTAAATTCGTAAAAGAGCTCGAGCTAGCCCAAAAAGGCAAACTAAACGCCACAGGTGCGACGCAAAAAGGCTGGGATCAAACGCATAGAGCCTTCATAAACGAGCTGTTTGACGAAGGATACCGCCTACGCTACTCAGGAGCGATGGTCAGCGACTTGCACCAAATTTTACTAAAAGGTGGCGGGCTTTTTAGCTATCCTGCCACGAGCGATCACCCAAACGGCAAGCTGCGCCTGCTCTTTGAGGTGCTGCCGTTTGCATTCATCTACGAAAACGCGGGCGGTGCAACGAGTGACGGCAAGAGCGATACACTATTTGACGTAAATATCACAAAGACTCATCAGACCTCGCCTTGTTTCTTTGGCTCCGCTGGCGAGATCGCCCTGCTTCATAAATTTTACGGAAAAGACTGA
- a CDS encoding YagU family protein → MCFTDPAKRRYGLMFLIGILAGVFGAIVKWGWEVPFPPRNPNVFFPVDAMERVTPPKIFLEQIGAATDWTYVFSGVTQPLSIFIVHVLFSVVFGVMYCVIAEAWPRIKMWQGAVFGIAVYVLAHVIAMPLMKEVPPLSEIPFDENCSEFFGHIVWLWGMEIVRRDIRNRVTKEPDPEAVCCTKH, encoded by the coding sequence ATGTGTTTTACTGATCCTGCAAAACGTAGATACGGTCTCATGTTCTTGATAGGGATTTTAGCCGGGGTATTTGGAGCCATCGTAAAATGGGGATGGGAAGTGCCGTTTCCACCGCGCAATCCAAATGTATTTTTCCCAGTAGATGCGATGGAGCGCGTCACTCCGCCTAAAATTTTCCTAGAGCAGATCGGAGCCGCGACAGACTGGACTTACGTATTTTCGGGCGTGACACAGCCACTTTCGATCTTTATCGTGCACGTGCTTTTCTCGGTGGTTTTTGGTGTGATGTACTGCGTCATCGCTGAGGCTTGGCCGCGCATCAAGATGTGGCAAGGTGCCGTTTTTGGCATCGCGGTATATGTTTTAGCACATGTTATTGCCATGCCGCTTATGAAAGAGGTGCCACCTCTTAGCGAGATACCTTTTGACGAGAATTGTTCAGAATTTTTCGGTCATATCGTTTGGCTTTGGGGAATGGAGATCGTCAGACGGGATATAAGAAATCGCGTGACCAAAGAGCCCGACCCAGAGGCTGTTTGCTGCACGAAACACTAA
- a CDS encoding metallophosphoesterase, which translates to MGLLRIIIGAFIFSVLTNFYSYKRFIKKVMFLQPYLRYIRYFLYFISVAEFIFVMQIRFSFLSVELYLITGTLIGFSLFLFAVSVGYDVLRSIFRRTKFSSSRRKFIKFCFDATFFILLFAYFFKGMFNALTPPKLRQVDIKIKNLSAPLKIAMISDIHLGDFLQKEFLATLVYQINETKPDMVVIVGDMIDFSADKIGDFLDPLKDLRSKYGTFYVPGNHEYYHGIEGILAKIDQTGVKILGNENVKVGGVNLVGVYDLAGVRFKHLEPDLDKALEGIDENSPTILLAHQPKFTKFMTRDVDLLLCGHTHAGQIFPFQLLVMLDQGYLHGLYKHNDKMQIYVSSGAGFWGPPVRIFAPSEVAILNLKGG; encoded by the coding sequence TTGGGCCTTTTAAGAATAATAATCGGTGCTTTTATATTCTCCGTTTTGACAAATTTCTATTCTTATAAACGTTTCATAAAAAAGGTCATGTTTTTACAGCCTTATTTGCGTTATATACGTTATTTTTTATATTTCATCTCCGTAGCCGAGTTTATTTTCGTCATGCAGATCAGATTTAGCTTCTTGAGTGTAGAGCTTTATCTCATCACAGGCACATTGATCGGTTTTTCGCTATTTTTATTTGCAGTAAGTGTGGGCTATGATGTTTTAAGAAGTATTTTCAGGCGTACTAAATTTAGCTCCAGTCGCCGTAAATTTATAAAATTTTGTTTCGATGCCACCTTTTTTATATTGCTTTTTGCATATTTTTTCAAGGGCATGTTCAACGCCCTTACTCCGCCCAAACTACGCCAGGTAGATATAAAAATAAAAAATTTGAGCGCTCCTTTAAAGATCGCCATGATAAGCGATATCCACTTGGGCGATTTTTTGCAGAAGGAATTTTTAGCTACTCTTGTCTATCAGATAAATGAAACAAAGCCCGACATGGTCGTCATCGTAGGAGATATGATAGATTTTAGCGCAGACAAGATAGGGGATTTTTTAGATCCGCTTAAGGATCTACGTTCAAAATACGGTACATTTTACGTGCCCGGCAATCACGAATACTATCACGGGATAGAAGGAATATTAGCCAAGATAGATCAAACTGGCGTCAAAATTTTAGGCAACGAAAATGTCAAAGTAGGTGGCGTAAATTTAGTCGGGGTTTATGATCTAGCTGGCGTTAGGTTTAAGCACTTAGAGCCTGACCTGGACAAGGCACTTGAGGGCATAGACGAAAATTCGCCTACGATCTTACTCGCGCATCAGCCGAAATTTACTAAATTTATGACGCGAGATGTCGATCTGCTTCTTTGCGGGCATACGCATGCGGGGCAAATTTTCCCGTTTCAGCTACTTGTTATGCTGGATCAAGGATATTTACACGGACTTTATAAACATAATGATAAAATGCAAATTTATGTTAGCAGTGGCGCCGGATTTTGGGGACCGCCAGTGAGGATCTTTGCGCCAAGCGAGGTTGCGATACTAAACTTAAAGGGAGGATGA